From the genome of Tindallia californiensis, one region includes:
- the pgeF gene encoding peptidoglycan editing factor PgeF has translation MTIKKDKFSWYQQQQVEYGAFEGWNQQYNITHGFSSRKGGVSEGCYKSMNLGFASKDDEKLVNENFRRFTKALGIQKDNLVLSDQTHETNIRVVSEQDTGSGMTKPKTYVGIDGLITNVPGIPLMTFHADCTPLFYVDPMQRVIGVAHAGWRGAFSGMASKMVQAMKEVYHCRPENIQVGIGPSIGKCCFLIRHDVYKHVKIFPKYVTKISKANAEQWRLSLESVHENFLRLENIPEDNIWKSNRCTFCEADKFFSHRRMGNDRGNHAAVMQLNQ, from the coding sequence ATGACTATTAAAAAAGATAAATTTTCTTGGTATCAACAACAGCAGGTAGAATATGGAGCCTTTGAAGGCTGGAATCAGCAATATAATATAACTCATGGATTTAGCAGTCGAAAAGGAGGGGTTAGTGAAGGTTGTTACAAAAGCATGAATCTTGGATTTGCTTCAAAAGACGATGAAAAACTGGTTAATGAAAACTTTCGTAGGTTTACGAAAGCCCTGGGAATTCAAAAAGATAACCTGGTACTGTCGGATCAAACCCATGAAACAAATATTCGGGTTGTTTCCGAGCAAGATACAGGTAGTGGAATGACCAAACCTAAAACCTACGTTGGGATAGATGGTTTAATTACCAATGTTCCGGGTATTCCACTAATGACATTTCATGCAGACTGCACCCCTCTTTTTTATGTAGATCCAATGCAAAGGGTAATTGGTGTTGCTCATGCAGGGTGGCGAGGAGCCTTTTCAGGTATGGCTTCCAAAATGGTTCAGGCGATGAAGGAAGTTTACCATTGTCGGCCGGAAAATATTCAGGTAGGAATTGGACCATCAATAGGTAAATGTTGTTTTCTTATTAGGCACGATGTGTATAAACATGTGAAAATTTTTCCAAAATATGTTACAAAAATATCAAAAGCAAATGCAGAACAATGGCGTTTATCATTGGAATCAGTACACGAAAACTTTTTAAGGCTGGAAAACATTCCTGAAGATAATATTTGGAAGTCGAATCGCTGCACTTTCTGCGAGGCAGATAAGTTTTTTTCTCATCGCAGAATGGGTAACGACCGAGGGAACCATGCAGCTGTCATGCAGCTAAATCAGTAA
- a CDS encoding mechanosensitive ion channel family protein produces the protein MGVVTEMVYAYAGKVLLAIFFLVVGLTVVKKISTLIAEQMDKSKMDQSLKSFLVPLVRILLQVMLIISIASMLGAEMTSFVAVLGAMSFAIGLALQGSLANFAGGVLILILKPFKVGDYIEAAGHAGTVKDIQVFYTVLNTPDNRKIIVPNANLSNSSAVNYSAYTTRRVDFKFGVGYGADIRQVKQILQRIADEHPLVMKDPAPMIVLGEHGDSAVVFYFRVWCQAEDYWTIYFDMMERVKEAFDEDGISIPYPQMDVHLQNHPG, from the coding sequence GTGGGTGTTGTGACGGAAATGGTTTATGCGTACGCAGGAAAAGTGCTTTTAGCAATTTTTTTTCTGGTTGTAGGATTAACCGTCGTTAAAAAAATTTCGACTTTGATTGCAGAACAAATGGATAAGTCAAAGATGGATCAGTCGCTAAAATCCTTTTTAGTGCCGTTGGTGCGTATACTGCTTCAGGTAATGCTTATTATCAGTATTGCATCTATGCTTGGTGCAGAGATGACTTCTTTTGTTGCTGTATTAGGTGCGATGAGTTTTGCTATCGGTTTGGCACTTCAGGGAAGTCTGGCGAATTTTGCAGGGGGAGTATTAATTCTTATCTTAAAGCCTTTCAAGGTAGGGGATTATATTGAGGCAGCAGGGCATGCGGGAACAGTAAAGGATATTCAAGTATTTTACACAGTCCTTAATACACCTGATAATCGCAAAATAATTGTTCCGAATGCCAATCTCTCTAACAGTAGCGCTGTTAATTATTCAGCCTATACAACCAGAAGAGTGGATTTTAAGTTTGGTGTTGGATATGGAGCGGATATTCGACAGGTAAAACAGATTCTTCAAAGAATTGCCGATGAACACCCGCTTGTGATGAAAGATCCGGCGCCGATGATTGTTTTAGGGGAGCATGGGGACAGTGCAGTTGTTTTTTATTTTCGTGTTTGGTGTCAGGCAGAGGATTATTGGACTATCTATTTTGACATGATGGAAAGAGTAAAGGAAGCCTTTGATGAAGATGGAATAAGCATTCCTTATCCTCAAATGGATGTTCATTTACAAAATCATCCTGGATAA
- a CDS encoding prolyl-tRNA synthetase associated domain-containing protein — protein sequence MPKNNPEVKKVLDVLNELNIVYTYHEHPPANTVEDAKKYADGIEGLHCKNLFLRNYKGDRHFLMITENEKPLKIKATGKKLGYGNLSFGSPERLKKYLGVVPGSVSPFGLVNDTNNETLVLLDKVTEVHELITFHPNDNRATLSIKYADLIKFLEWSGNPYKIVEL from the coding sequence ATGCCAAAGAACAATCCGGAAGTAAAAAAAGTGTTAGATGTCTTAAATGAATTGAATATCGTCTATACGTACCATGAACATCCTCCGGCGAACACGGTGGAAGATGCAAAAAAATATGCAGATGGAATCGAAGGGTTACATTGTAAAAACTTGTTTCTTCGTAACTATAAAGGGGATCGACATTTTCTAATGATTACAGAAAACGAAAAACCCTTAAAAATTAAAGCAACAGGCAAAAAACTAGGTTACGGAAATTTGAGTTTTGGTTCTCCTGAAAGATTGAAAAAATATCTGGGAGTAGTCCCGGGTTCTGTTAGTCCTTTTGGTTTAGTGAACGATACGAATAATGAAACGCTAGTATTATTAGATAAAGTTACAGAAGTTCATGAACTGATTACTTTCCATCCCAACGACAATCGAGCTACCTTATCCATTAAATATGCTGACTTAATTAAATTTCTTGAGTGGAGCGGAAATCCATACAAAATCGTAGAATTATAG
- the recD2 gene encoding SF1B family DNA helicase RecD2, with the protein MHQKRKEQAMETLNVLVERITFLNEKNGYVVLKAKAKGLKDLVTVVGIMGHINVGSVLEIKGSWKVDTKYGKQFQTTEFKEKIPATRKGIEKYLGSGLIHGVGPVNAKRIVAHFGDETIHVLDHQPERLVEVEGIGSKRAIMIKEAWESQKDIKNVMLFLQSHGVSTAYAVKIYKAYGKDSVSIVRENPYRLADDIWGIGFKTADQIAKHMGFENDSPVRIQSGLKYVLSELSGEGHCYAREDQLIKAAMSILDAGEEIVRDSIKKMIENGNIIADKENAIYLPVFYHSEVKVAQKVSEIMVNPSKYKDSDVEKIVKEENRRIQYHEIQLQAIHTAIRSKMMILTGGPGTGKTTTTLAIIKAFEHLGAKVMLCAPTGRAAKRLSETTRRHAKTIHRMLEYKPGEGFQKNKEYPLQCDVLIVDEASMLDIVLTNHLVKALKNDTVLILVGDVDQLPSVGPGNVLKDFISSSCIPVVKLEQIFRQARGSLIITNAHRINDGEFPYLKGRKNRDFFFIESDEPEEIPDKILSLCQKRLPEYFGIDPINDIQILCPMQRGSTGAYQLNQLLQEHLNPQEKMIKYGGTTYRLMDKVMQIRNNYDKNIFNGDIGRITGIDEINRKVYIHFDGLVKEYQDTELDEIVLAYAMTVHKSQGSEYPVVIAPISTQHFMMLQRNLLYTCVTRAKKVLVLIGSKKAIAMAVKNNKVKDRNTLLDTRIIEQNH; encoded by the coding sequence ATGCATCAAAAAAGAAAGGAACAAGCGATGGAAACTCTTAATGTCTTAGTAGAACGAATTACCTTTCTGAACGAAAAGAATGGCTATGTTGTTCTTAAAGCAAAAGCTAAAGGGTTGAAGGATCTAGTGACTGTAGTAGGTATAATGGGACATATCAATGTGGGGTCAGTTTTGGAAATAAAAGGAAGTTGGAAAGTAGATACGAAATATGGAAAACAGTTCCAGACCACTGAATTTAAAGAAAAAATTCCTGCTACCCGTAAGGGGATTGAAAAGTATTTAGGAAGCGGATTGATCCATGGAGTAGGGCCGGTGAATGCAAAAAGAATCGTAGCGCACTTTGGAGATGAAACCATCCATGTGTTAGATCATCAGCCTGAGCGGCTGGTAGAGGTTGAAGGAATTGGTTCCAAACGGGCTATAATGATCAAAGAAGCATGGGAATCACAAAAGGATATTAAGAATGTGATGCTGTTCCTTCAGTCTCATGGCGTATCGACAGCCTATGCGGTGAAAATATACAAAGCTTATGGAAAAGACAGTGTTTCTATCGTGCGGGAAAATCCGTATCGATTAGCAGATGATATATGGGGAATCGGTTTTAAAACGGCAGACCAAATTGCTAAGCATATGGGATTTGAAAATGACTCGCCAGTAAGAATTCAATCTGGACTTAAATATGTACTTTCTGAGCTGTCAGGTGAAGGGCATTGCTATGCAAGAGAGGATCAGTTGATAAAAGCCGCGATGTCTATACTGGATGCTGGTGAAGAGATCGTTCGGGATAGCATAAAAAAAATGATTGAAAATGGAAATATTATTGCTGATAAAGAAAACGCTATTTATTTACCGGTGTTTTATCATAGCGAAGTGAAAGTAGCTCAAAAGGTTTCGGAAATAATGGTAAATCCTTCGAAGTATAAAGATTCGGATGTGGAAAAAATAGTGAAGGAGGAAAATCGAAGAATTCAATACCACGAGATACAGCTTCAGGCAATTCATACAGCCATCCGATCGAAAATGATGATTTTAACAGGGGGGCCCGGAACTGGAAAAACAACTACGACACTTGCTATTATAAAAGCTTTTGAACACTTAGGAGCGAAAGTGATGTTATGTGCACCTACAGGAAGAGCTGCGAAAAGACTATCAGAGACAACAAGGCGGCATGCCAAAACAATACATAGAATGCTAGAGTACAAGCCCGGTGAAGGATTTCAAAAGAATAAAGAATATCCTTTACAATGCGATGTGTTGATTGTTGATGAGGCATCCATGCTGGATATTGTCCTTACAAATCACTTGGTAAAAGCCCTTAAGAATGATACGGTGTTGATACTGGTAGGTGATGTGGATCAATTACCATCGGTTGGTCCGGGTAATGTTTTGAAAGATTTTATTAGTTCTTCCTGCATACCTGTCGTTAAGCTGGAGCAAATATTTCGTCAGGCAAGAGGTAGTTTGATCATTACCAATGCTCATCGCATTAATGACGGAGAGTTTCCTTACTTAAAGGGGAGGAAAAATCGAGACTTTTTCTTCATTGAATCCGATGAACCTGAGGAAATTCCAGATAAAATTCTTTCGCTATGCCAAAAAAGGCTGCCGGAATACTTTGGGATTGATCCAATTAATGATATTCAAATCCTTTGTCCGATGCAAAGAGGTTCCACGGGAGCTTATCAGTTAAATCAGTTGCTTCAAGAGCATTTGAATCCTCAGGAGAAAATGATAAAATATGGTGGCACCACCTATAGATTGATGGATAAAGTGATGCAGATTCGAAATAATTACGATAAAAATATATTTAATGGAGATATTGGTCGGATTACAGGCATTGATGAAATAAATCGAAAAGTCTATATTCATTTTGATGGACTTGTGAAAGAATATCAGGATACAGAGTTAGATGAAATTGTATTAGCGTATGCCATGACGGTTCATAAAAGTCAAGGAAGTGAGTACCCGGTTGTGATAGCGCCTATATCAACCCAACATTTTATGATGTTGCAGAGGAACTTATTGTATACCTGCGTGACGAGAGCAAAAAAAGTACTGGTTTTAATCGGATCTAAAAAAGCGATTGCCATGGCAGTAAAAAACAACAAGGTAAAAGACCGAAACACATTGTTAGATACACGCATTATAGAACAGAATCATTAA
- a CDS encoding bifunctional GNAT family N-acetyltransferase/carbon-nitrogen hydrolase family protein has protein sequence MEQINLQQMEKNLIVRNVRQEDILAVVELSQICFPKMDPWEKDHLESQIAVFQEGQHCVEYDGKIIGASSSLIIDFEQYEDTHNFDEICDFGYITNHDPDGLHLYGIAMMVHPEYRRLKIGTRLYEARKELVEELNLKGMIIGGRIPYYHKYAKTMKPREYVQQVVKREIYDPVLTFHIMNEFVVKRIISEYLEDDQASLHHAVLLEWSNVDYLPKSKRHFIRAFPVRICAVQYSLKRVDSFEEFARQCEYYVETSAIYESDFVVFPESFTVQLLSFLNERIPSKQVRRLTEYTERYILLFSELAVKNNVNIVGGSHFVEEEGSIYNVSYLFHRNGKIDKQYKIHITPEEKKWWGLQPGNEVNVFDTDRGKIAILICYDIQFPELSRMVMEKGANIVFVPFCTDDRQGYLRVRYCSQARAVENQVYTVIAGTVGNLTHVEKADMQYAQSGIFAPSDFSFARDGIVGECTPNIETIVVGDVDLEILRRNRKTGTVTQLKDRRNDLYETYPVK, from the coding sequence TTGGAACAGATAAACTTACAACAGATGGAAAAAAATCTTATTGTAAGAAATGTCCGACAGGAAGATATTCTTGCGGTAGTTGAATTGTCCCAAATTTGCTTTCCTAAAATGGATCCATGGGAAAAGGATCACCTAGAAAGTCAGATAGCCGTTTTTCAGGAAGGTCAGCATTGCGTTGAGTATGATGGGAAAATTATTGGAGCCTCCTCTAGCTTGATAATAGATTTTGAGCAGTATGAGGATACACATAACTTTGATGAAATATGTGATTTTGGATATATAACCAATCACGACCCGGATGGGCTCCATCTATATGGTATTGCAATGATGGTACATCCGGAATATAGGCGACTTAAAATCGGTACAAGACTTTATGAAGCAAGAAAAGAATTAGTGGAAGAACTGAACTTAAAAGGAATGATTATTGGTGGACGAATACCTTATTATCATAAATACGCCAAAACCATGAAGCCAAGAGAGTATGTTCAGCAAGTCGTTAAGCGAGAAATATATGATCCTGTGTTAACGTTTCATATAATGAATGAGTTTGTCGTGAAAAGAATTATTTCTGAATACCTAGAGGATGATCAAGCGTCTTTACATCATGCTGTTCTGTTAGAATGGAGCAATGTAGACTATCTTCCGAAATCAAAAAGGCACTTTATCAGAGCTTTTCCTGTCAGGATATGCGCTGTTCAATATAGCCTGAAAAGGGTTGATTCTTTTGAAGAATTTGCTAGGCAATGTGAATATTATGTTGAAACTAGTGCGATATATGAAAGTGATTTTGTTGTATTTCCAGAATCCTTTACGGTGCAATTGCTTTCTTTCTTAAATGAGCGAATTCCTAGCAAACAGGTTCGCAGGTTAACAGAATATACGGAAAGATATATTCTGTTATTTTCTGAGCTGGCGGTAAAAAACAATGTGAATATTGTTGGTGGATCCCATTTTGTAGAAGAAGAAGGTTCTATATACAATGTTTCATACTTGTTTCACCGGAATGGAAAGATTGATAAACAATATAAAATACACATCACTCCAGAGGAAAAAAAGTGGTGGGGACTACAGCCGGGCAACGAGGTCAATGTCTTTGATACAGATAGAGGAAAAATAGCCATTTTAATTTGTTATGATATTCAATTTCCGGAGCTGTCTCGAATGGTGATGGAAAAAGGAGCAAATATTGTATTTGTCCCCTTTTGTACAGATGATCGCCAAGGATATTTACGAGTTCGTTATTGCTCTCAGGCCAGAGCGGTAGAAAATCAGGTATATACGGTTATAGCAGGAACGGTTGGAAATTTGACACATGTGGAGAAAGCGGATATGCAGTATGCACAATCTGGAATTTTTGCACCTTCGGATTTTTCCTTTGCTCGTGACGGCATTGTAGGCGAGTGTACGCCAAATATTGAAACCATTGTTGTTGGGGATGTAGACTTGGAAATATTAAGACGCAATAGAAAAACTGGTACCGTTACTCAGCTTAAAGACAGACGAAATGACCTGTATGAAACATATCCGGTAAAATAA
- a CDS encoding heavy metal translocating P-type ATPase, with protein sequence MKNLKSRQYQLKHLACADCANKIEKEVNDLAFISSAQLDFVTQRLKVQLGSTIDNNVLNKEIKRIATNIENDVQVMEVTTEQEIDQPESFHDHDHHNEKMAVSIIMISSILFVLPWIFKTSDGISFLLYSTAYLIAGKAVLKKAFFNILKGKVFDENFLMSIATLGAFMIGEYPEGVAVMLFYQIGEYFQGRAVNQSRRSIASLMDIRPDYAWLVTADGEKKVMPSEVEPGQHILVRPGEKVPLDGKVVSGISSVDTSALTGESMPRDVKNDSQVLSGFINQSGLLTVEVDKTYRESAVSKILELVQHSSSQKAKTERFITKFARFYTPIVVGIAIGIAVIPPILLSANIDEWIYRALIFLVISCPCALVISIPLGFFGGIGGASKKGILVKGGNYLEVLKEVDTIIFDKTGTLTQGVFKVEEIVAVEPFAQEEILETMAMAEYYSNHPIAECIRNANRRVIDEKLIEEQYEIPGEGIRSIITGQEVLVGKKEFLEKEKIRPLEYTKPGTVVHISIGKKYAGYVVIKDQIKEDAAEAIRRIREIGINRIVMLTGDREAIAGQIAKELQIDEYYANLMPEDKVTITEKIMEEKTSKGKTMVVGDGINDAPVLARADIGISMGGLGSDAAIEASDVVIMTDKPSSIVTAYKIAQKTHRIVWQNIIAALGVKGMVMALGVFGMASIWQAIFADVGVALLAIFNAMRMIRS encoded by the coding sequence ATGAAAAACCTTAAATCCAGACAATATCAACTAAAACATTTGGCGTGTGCTGATTGTGCAAATAAAATAGAAAAAGAGGTTAATGATTTAGCATTTATTTCATCAGCTCAACTGGATTTTGTCACACAAAGATTAAAGGTACAGCTAGGATCAACGATTGATAATAATGTTTTGAATAAAGAGATTAAAAGAATTGCCACCAATATAGAAAACGATGTTCAAGTGATGGAAGTGACAACAGAGCAAGAAATAGATCAGCCAGAATCATTTCATGATCATGATCATCATAATGAAAAAATGGCTGTAAGCATTATCATGATCAGCAGTATTTTGTTTGTGTTACCATGGATTTTTAAGACTTCTGACGGGATATCCTTCCTGCTGTATTCGACAGCCTATTTGATAGCGGGAAAAGCGGTATTAAAAAAAGCTTTTTTTAATATACTAAAAGGAAAAGTGTTTGATGAAAACTTTCTTATGAGCATTGCAACCTTGGGAGCTTTTATGATCGGCGAATATCCGGAGGGTGTTGCCGTTATGCTTTTTTATCAAATTGGTGAGTATTTCCAAGGCAGGGCTGTTAATCAGTCTAGAAGATCAATTGCATCCTTAATGGATATAAGACCTGATTATGCCTGGTTAGTGACAGCTGATGGAGAAAAGAAAGTGATGCCATCTGAAGTTGAACCTGGTCAGCATATTTTAGTCAGACCTGGTGAGAAAGTACCCTTAGATGGAAAGGTTGTTTCAGGCATAAGTTCTGTGGATACCTCAGCCTTAACAGGAGAGTCGATGCCAAGAGATGTAAAGAATGATAGCCAGGTGTTGAGTGGATTTATAAACCAATCAGGACTTCTAACGGTAGAAGTGGATAAAACCTATAGAGAGTCGGCCGTATCTAAAATTTTAGAGTTAGTACAACATTCAAGTTCTCAAAAAGCGAAAACGGAAAGATTTATTACTAAATTTGCTCGGTTTTACACACCTATAGTTGTGGGTATCGCAATAGGAATTGCGGTAATACCACCGATCCTTCTGTCGGCAAATATTGACGAATGGATTTATCGGGCACTGATATTTCTGGTTATTTCTTGCCCTTGTGCGTTAGTTATTTCCATTCCACTAGGTTTTTTTGGTGGTATAGGAGGAGCTTCAAAAAAAGGTATTTTAGTAAAGGGTGGTAACTATTTAGAAGTATTAAAAGAAGTGGATACCATTATTTTTGATAAAACAGGAACATTGACACAAGGTGTTTTTAAGGTTGAAGAAATCGTTGCGGTGGAACCTTTTGCACAGGAGGAAATTCTGGAAACAATGGCAATGGCAGAATACTATTCCAACCATCCCATTGCAGAATGTATTCGAAACGCTAATCGCCGTGTCATTGATGAAAAATTGATTGAAGAACAATATGAAATTCCAGGAGAGGGGATACGCAGCATCATAACGGGTCAGGAAGTGTTAGTAGGAAAAAAAGAATTTCTGGAAAAAGAAAAGATTCGGCCTCTGGAATACACAAAACCAGGGACGGTTGTGCACATATCTATAGGTAAGAAGTATGCAGGGTACGTGGTAATTAAAGATCAAATAAAAGAAGATGCGGCTGAGGCTATTCGACGTATTCGAGAAATTGGAATTAATAGAATTGTTATGCTCACAGGAGATCGGGAAGCTATTGCTGGGCAAATTGCAAAAGAGCTACAAATTGATGAATACTACGCAAATTTGATGCCGGAAGACAAGGTGACAATAACAGAAAAAATAATGGAAGAAAAAACGTCGAAGGGGAAAACAATGGTGGTGGGAGATGGAATTAATGACGCTCCGGTATTAGCTAGAGCAGACATAGGCATATCGATGGGTGGCTTAGGATCTGATGCCGCTATTGAAGCTTCGGATGTCGTGATTATGACAGACAAACCTTCAAGCATTGTGACTGCTTATAAAATTGCCCAAAAAACCCATCGGATTGTTTGGCAAAACATCATTGCAGCGCTGGGTGTAAAGGGGATGGTTATGGCACTAGGAGTTTTTGGAATGGCTTCAATATGGCAAGCTATCTTTGCTGATGTAGGGGTTGCGTTGCTTGCCATCTTTAATGCCATGAGGATGATTCGATCTTAA
- a CDS encoding class D sortase gives MKGKKVMVVAIVFLGIMLVIANRYWLQREEVFFEELEETVEKQEKEMIEPIEKKEPYESKLDDLQKESPYTYGENIGTLKIPVIALEMQVVENASPANLNKSLARMISSDLPGDSGNTVITGHRMYQFGSHFNRLDELKVGDEITFEDEQYRHVYEVESITFVEPSELWIMMGSNRERILTLVTCTPIARATHRLVIFSSHKHTTPL, from the coding sequence ATGAAAGGCAAGAAAGTAATGGTGGTAGCAATTGTTTTCTTAGGGATAATGTTGGTAATTGCAAATAGATACTGGTTGCAGAGAGAAGAAGTTTTTTTTGAAGAATTGGAAGAGACTGTAGAAAAACAAGAAAAAGAGATGATTGAGCCAATAGAAAAGAAAGAACCTTATGAATCAAAATTAGATGATTTGCAAAAAGAATCACCCTATACATACGGTGAAAATATTGGGACGTTAAAGATTCCTGTGATAGCTTTAGAGATGCAGGTTGTTGAAAATGCCAGTCCGGCTAACCTAAATAAGAGTCTTGCACGAATGATTAGTAGTGATTTGCCGGGGGATTCAGGTAATACAGTGATTACGGGTCATCGTATGTATCAATTTGGAAGTCATTTTAACCGGCTAGATGAGTTGAAAGTAGGAGATGAAATTACCTTTGAAGATGAACAATATAGACATGTGTATGAGGTGGAATCAATTACTTTTGTTGAACCGTCAGAACTATGGATTATGATGGGGAGTAATAGAGAAAGGATTTTGACATTGGTGACGTGTACACCGATAGCCAGAGCTACTCACAGACTGGTTATTTTTTCTAGTCACAAGCATACAACCCCTTTGTAA
- a CDS encoding HDOD domain-containing protein, giving the protein MKKISIQEVIDRVQDIPAFPMTVSNIIRLTEDPDSTVQDIEKEITKDQSLTARVLRFANSTHYGYSRKISTISQATVVLGFQAIKSIALAATVSKMMARELPGYAMEKEALWSQSQTCAIAARLIAKKTRYPRPDEAYVAGLLRDVGKVILNHYLTSEMSAVQEAVERDQISFMQAEESVLGFHHGQIGAKIAEKWNLPDALVEAIAYHHEPEQANINEKLVAITHVADATVMMLGVHMGADGLQYSFSANAMEKLNLTESQLQEILSDLIDVTSDEESFHH; this is encoded by the coding sequence ATGAAAAAAATTTCCATTCAGGAAGTAATTGATCGTGTTCAAGATATTCCCGCTTTTCCAATGACTGTCAGTAATATTATTAGGTTAACAGAAGATCCAGATTCGACCGTACAAGATATTGAGAAGGAAATTACGAAAGATCAGAGCCTTACAGCTAGGGTGCTACGTTTCGCTAATTCAACGCATTATGGATACTCTAGAAAAATCAGCACGATATCACAGGCAACCGTTGTGCTGGGCTTTCAGGCTATTAAAAGCATTGCACTTGCAGCGACGGTAAGTAAAATGATGGCTCGAGAGCTTCCTGGGTATGCAATGGAAAAAGAAGCTCTATGGAGCCAATCTCAAACATGTGCTATTGCAGCCCGATTAATTGCAAAAAAAACACGCTATCCGAGACCTGACGAAGCTTATGTAGCTGGACTTTTAAGAGATGTTGGAAAAGTAATACTAAACCATTATTTAACAAGTGAAATGTCAGCGGTACAAGAAGCGGTGGAAAGAGATCAAATTTCTTTTATGCAAGCAGAAGAAAGTGTTCTTGGATTTCATCATGGCCAGATAGGAGCTAAGATTGCAGAAAAATGGAATCTTCCTGATGCGTTGGTAGAGGCTATAGCCTATCATCATGAACCGGAGCAAGCCAACATTAATGAAAAGCTAGTAGCTATTACTCATGTGGCGGATGCAACGGTGATGATGCTGGGAGTTCATATGGGGGCAGACGGATTGCAATATTCTTTTTCTGCTAATGCAATGGAAAAACTAAATTTAACAGAGTCGCAGTTACAGGAAATTCTTTCTGATTTAATTGATGTAACAAGTGATGAGGAATCCTTTCATCATTAA
- a CDS encoding ABC transporter substrate-binding protein — protein MKKASKGIRWISFVMALFIFITGCSQAEKEKDEQGSALEKVTVVLDWVPNTNHTGLYVAIEQGYFEEEEIQVDLIQPSQGGSADLIGAGQGEFGISYQEEVTYARTAEEPLPIKAIAAIIQNNTSGFASPVGKGIERPRDFEGKDYGGWGSPVEKSTIRALMEKDDADVEKVGFVNIGTSDFFDGVENHVDFSWIYYGWDGVAAELRDYKINFIPLQQYEEALNFYTPLIITNEALIEKDPDLIHRFLRATSRGYEYAIENPEKAAQHLLKNVPELDEEMVVASQLFLSKEYQADASRWGEMKEEIWKNYAVWMYDQGLLNDSLTAEKAFTNKFLPEEVKR, from the coding sequence ATGAAGAAAGCAAGTAAAGGGATAAGATGGATTAGCTTTGTGATGGCATTGTTTATTTTTATCACCGGATGCAGTCAAGCAGAGAAGGAAAAAGATGAACAGGGTAGTGCATTAGAAAAAGTGACGGTAGTCCTGGATTGGGTACCCAACACGAATCATACAGGTTTATATGTGGCCATAGAGCAAGGTTATTTTGAAGAGGAAGAAATTCAGGTAGATTTGATTCAACCAAGCCAGGGTGGGAGTGCGGATCTTATTGGCGCTGGACAAGGGGAATTTGGAATTAGTTACCAGGAAGAAGTAACTTATGCAAGAACAGCGGAGGAGCCTTTGCCCATTAAAGCCATAGCCGCGATTATTCAGAACAATACGTCCGGGTTTGCTTCGCCTGTCGGCAAAGGGATCGAAAGACCCAGAGATTTTGAAGGGAAAGATTATGGTGGATGGGGTTCGCCGGTTGAGAAGTCAACGATAAGAGCATTGATGGAAAAAGACGATGCTGACGTTGAAAAAGTAGGGTTTGTAAATATTGGAACGTCAGATTTTTTTGATGGTGTAGAAAATCATGTTGATTTTAGTTGGATTTACTATGGGTGGGACGGTGTTGCTGCTGAATTAAGGGACTATAAAATAAATTTTATTCCTTTGCAACAATATGAGGAAGCACTTAATTTCTATACACCCCTTATTATTACAAATGAAGCTTTAATTGAAAAAGATCCGGATTTAATACATCGATTTTTACGAGCAACTTCTCGAGGATATGAATATGCGATTGAAAATCCTGAAAAAGCAGCACAACATCTACTAAAAAATGTGCCTGAATTGGATGAGGAAATGGTAGTAGCCAGCCAACTGTTCTTATCAAAGGAATACCAGGCTGACGCATCAAGGTGGGGAGAAATGAAAGAAGAAATATGGAAAAACTATGCTGTCTGGATGTATGACCAGGGACTTTTGAATGATTCGTTGACGGCTGAAAAAGCCTTCACAAATAAGTTTTTACCTGAAGAAGTAAAAAGATAA